The following proteins come from a genomic window of Aspergillus oryzae RIB40 DNA, chromosome 4:
- a CDS encoding uncharacterized protein (predicted protein): MINTLALYKDGDTLVTVSYMGIVSAFLLLGFGMAMSIAMNNAFCANLHNSTTALGCISGAYGIGGVISPLFATLMVSHDIRWTYFHTITLAMSVANLLLSSFAFRNYEDNATMVSQRAPDSAIPPMTSNNDHSPSRLQMFKKAIQDRTTILGSLFIFAYQGAEVSVSDWIVSFLISYRGGDSRRVGYVSAGFWAGITLGQFLIVYPAHRIGEKIVVGLLVVGAIGFQLMTWLIPNIIGEAVAVAILGLLLGPLYPCSTAAFAKLLPRSMQLVSLGFISAPGSSGGAVFPFLTGILAQSMGTMVLHPICLVLYAVMIIS, from the exons ATGATTAACACTCTTGCTCTCTACAAAGACGGGGAT ACCCTTGTCACTGTGAGCTACATGGGGATTGTCT ctgcttttcttctgcttggtTTTGGAATGGCCATGAGCATAGCCATGAATAATGCTTTCTGTGCAAATCTTCATAACTCCACCACTGCACTGGGCTGCATTTCCGGAGCTTATGGTATCGGTGGAGTTATTTCACCATTATTTGCCACGCTCATGGTGTCTCACGACATACGTTGGACCTATTTCCACACCATCACATTGGCTATGTCTGTGGCCAATCTGTTGCTCTCAAGCTTCGCGTTTCGGAATTACGAGGACAATGCCACTATGGTCTCCCAAAGGGCACCCGACTCGGCAATTCCTCCCATGACCAGCAACAATGATCATTCACCCAGTCGATTGCAGATGTTCAAAAAGGCTATTCAGGATCGCACGACGATACTAGGATCACTGTTCATCTTCGCTTACCAAGGTGCCGAGGTTTCCGTTTCGGACTGGATTGTGTCATTCCTAATCAGCTATCGCGGGGGTGATTCTCGACGCGTCGGTTATGTGAGTGCCGGCTTTTGGGCTGGAATCACTCTTGGTCAATTTCTGATTGTGTATCCTGCCCATCGAATTGGAGAGAAGATTGTCGTCGGGTTATTGGTTGTCGGAGCTATTGGCTTTCAACTCATGACCTGGCTAATCCCAAATATTATCGGTGAAGCTGTGGCTGTAGCGATCCTgggcttgttgttgggtCCCTTATATCCATGCTCTACGGCGGCTTTTGCGAAGCTTTTACCCCGAAGTATGCAACTTGTCAGCCTGGGTTTCATCAGTGCTCCAGGGAGTAGCGGTGGTGCtgtgtttccttttctgacTGGTATTCTTGCACAGAGTATGGGCACGATGGTACTACATCCAATCTGTCTTGTGCTGTATGCAGTGATGATCATTAGTTGA
- a CDS encoding GNAT family N-acetyltransferase (predicted protein) — MTDQNAPNTQSNRIQIRVEPITTPADFNRFFEIAALTFGHQVQDGVWCAMNPGWDTPEGRSSGSARLAARWSTTTKDRHGNPNTIFLKAVLGDGSADEGKIVGVAIWEQASMVDGYGQAPATEMDNAHLEAVYPNQPGEQRYLRQVDLSLRRRRLEVIREIATSASPAVMVLDLCVVDPSFQRLGIATRLVEWGLREAKARGGLEAVLEASSMGRHVYRKLGFEQEGGEFIYDVDEEFRHREQPSNVFMRTGRPVA, encoded by the coding sequence ATGACCGACCAGAACGCCCCAAACACACAGTCTAACAGGATCCAAATTCGCGTGGAGCCCATCACAACCCCGGCAGACTTCAACCGATTCTTTGAGATTGCTGCCCTCACCTTCGGCCATCAGGTCCAAGATGGTGTCTGGTGCGCCATGAACCCTGGCTGGGATACACCTGAGGGTCGTTCGAGCGGCAGTGCCCGTCTTGCTGCGCGCTggtccaccaccaccaaagacCGACATGGCAACCCCAACACCATTTTCCTCAAGGCCGTTCTCGGAGACGGCTCGGCGGATGAGGGAAAGATTGTCGGCGTGGCTATCTGGGAGCAGGCTTCCATGGTAGACGGGTACGGCCAGGCACCTGCCACCGAAATGGACAATGCGCACCTGGAAGCCGTGTACCCAAATCAGCCGGGTGAACAGCGGTATCTCCGGCAGGTAGACCTTTCACTACGTCGGCGCCGCTTGGAGGTGATCCGTGAGATTGCGACGAGTGCATCCCCCGCGGTCATGGTGTTGGACTTATGTGTGGTCGACCCATCGTTCCAGCGACTCGGAATTGCTACCAGACTGGTAGAATGGGGCCTTCGTGAGGCGAAGGCACGTGGTGGGTTGGAAGCTGTGCTGGAAGCTTCGAGCATGGGGCGGCACGTTTATAGGAAGCTTGGGTTTGAACAAGAGGGGGGTGAGTTCATTTACGACGTGGATGAGGAGTTTCGGCATCGTGAGCAACCGTCGAATGTGTTTATGCGCACCGGTAGACCAGTGGCATGA